From Streptomyces sp. HUAS MG91, the proteins below share one genomic window:
- a CDS encoding Asp23/Gls24 family envelope stress response protein → MSDIAQKPGDTSAPPGRTNVTKKGGGDPAGRGRTTIADGVVEKIAGLAARDVPGVHAMGSGLSRTFGAVRDRVPGGSTKSVSRGVKAEVGEVQTALDLEIVVEYGVSIADTARAVRENVIAAVERMTGLEVVEVNIAVSDVKLPDEEDEEPESRLQ, encoded by the coding sequence ATGAGCGACATCGCACAGAAGCCGGGCGACACGTCCGCGCCCCCCGGCCGGACCAACGTGACCAAGAAGGGCGGTGGCGACCCCGCGGGCCGCGGCCGCACCACCATCGCCGACGGCGTCGTCGAGAAGATCGCCGGACTCGCCGCGCGCGACGTCCCCGGCGTGCACGCGATGGGCAGTGGCCTCTCGCGCACCTTCGGCGCCGTCCGGGACCGGGTGCCCGGCGGGTCCACCAAGTCCGTCTCCCGAGGCGTCAAGGCCGAGGTCGGCGAGGTGCAGACCGCGCTCGACCTGGAGATCGTCGTCGAGTACGGCGTGTCGATCGCGGACACCGCGCGCGCCGTACGGGAGAACGTGATCGCGGCCGTCGAGCGCATGACGGGTCTCGAGGTCGTCGAGGTGAACATCGCCGTCAGCGATGTGAAGCTGCCCGACGAGGAAGACGAAGAGCCGGAGTCACGGCTCCAGTGA
- a CDS encoding nucleopolyhedrovirus P10 family protein: protein MMADRWAQAVRQQLGFGRLLPLGGPGDGAWITEVAAVEALRRSVAAVNGVRLGSLRLAPADPDGSYTSVVPAPPSALAPGPLRIGAECAATADEPLPRAAARLREALAQAARDGLGLVVAEVDLQVTALLDTDPEPARKPEKEESAEAPTEKSAPEGDEGRAARAAQGVAGVARLTGALGGLGRAVHIEESAAPAALAHRHVRVELAVSSSHRALDVARAVREAVSTALTDGPSVAVLVTEVTP, encoded by the coding sequence ATGATGGCAGACCGATGGGCACAGGCAGTGCGGCAACAGCTCGGATTCGGCAGGCTGCTGCCACTGGGCGGACCGGGTGACGGCGCATGGATCACGGAGGTCGCGGCGGTGGAGGCCCTGCGCCGGTCCGTCGCCGCGGTGAACGGGGTACGGCTGGGGTCGCTGCGGCTCGCTCCGGCCGATCCGGACGGCTCGTATACGTCCGTGGTACCGGCCCCGCCGAGCGCGCTGGCGCCGGGACCGCTGCGGATCGGGGCGGAGTGCGCGGCGACGGCCGACGAGCCGTTGCCGCGGGCCGCGGCGCGGCTGCGGGAGGCGCTCGCGCAGGCCGCGCGGGACGGGCTCGGCCTGGTGGTGGCCGAGGTGGATCTTCAGGTGACGGCGCTGCTGGACACCGACCCGGAACCGGCGCGGAAGCCGGAGAAGGAGGAGTCCGCCGAGGCGCCGACCGAGAAGTCCGCCCCGGAGGGTGACGAGGGCCGCGCGGCGCGGGCGGCGCAGGGGGTCGCCGGGGTGGCGCGGCTGACGGGCGCGCTGGGCGGGCTGGGCCGGGCGGTGCACATCGAGGAGAGCGCTGCCCCGGCGGCGCTGGCGCACCGGCACGTCCGCGTGGAGCTGGCGGTGTCCTCGTCGCACCGGGCCCTGGACGTGGCGCGGGCCGTCCGCGAGGCCGTGTCCACGGCGCTCACCGACGGCCCGAGCGTGGCGGTGCTGGTCACCGAGGTGACCCCGTGA
- a CDS encoding enoyl-CoA hydratase/isomerase family protein encodes MATLVPLLDKDGVRLTVDDAIATVTLTNPDRRNAQSPALWRALTEAGRSLPGSVRVVVVRGEGKSFSAGLDRQAFTPEGFDGEPSFIDLARGDDDVLDSTIAEYQDAFTWLRRSDILSVAVVQGHAIGAGFQLALSCDLRVVADDVQFSMRETSLGLVPDLTGTHPLVSLVGYARALEICVTGRYVHADEAVAGGLANVAVPADALDAATSDLVGALLAAPRDAVIETKALLQGASGRTLDKQRIAEREAQGRRLRDLAGISD; translated from the coding sequence ATGGCTACGCTCGTACCCCTGCTCGACAAGGACGGGGTCCGGCTCACCGTCGACGACGCGATCGCCACGGTGACCCTGACCAACCCGGACAGGCGCAACGCTCAGTCTCCCGCTCTGTGGCGGGCGTTGACCGAAGCCGGGCGGTCACTGCCGGGCTCCGTACGGGTCGTCGTGGTGCGCGGCGAGGGCAAGTCCTTCTCCGCGGGCCTGGACCGTCAGGCGTTCACGCCCGAGGGTTTCGACGGCGAGCCGTCCTTCATCGACCTGGCACGCGGCGACGACGACGTCCTGGACTCGACGATCGCCGAGTACCAGGACGCCTTCACCTGGCTGCGGCGCAGCGACATCCTGTCCGTCGCCGTGGTCCAGGGCCACGCCATCGGCGCTGGCTTCCAGCTCGCCCTCTCCTGCGACCTGCGCGTCGTCGCCGACGACGTGCAGTTCTCGATGCGCGAGACCAGCCTCGGCCTCGTACCGGACCTGACCGGCACGCACCCGCTCGTCTCGCTCGTCGGCTACGCGCGCGCCCTGGAGATCTGCGTGACCGGGCGCTATGTGCACGCCGACGAGGCCGTGGCCGGCGGTCTGGCCAATGTCGCCGTGCCCGCGGACGCTCTGGACGCGGCCACGTCCGACCTGGTCGGCGCGCTCCTCGCCGCGCCGCGCGACGCCGTGATCGAGACCAAGGCGCTGCTCCAGGGCGCCTCCGGCCGGACCCTCGACAAGCAGCGCATCGCCGAGCGGGAGGCTCAGGGACGCCGACTGCGGGATCTCGCGGGCATCAGCGACTGA
- a CDS encoding helix-turn-helix domain-containing protein: MAETLKKGSRVTGAARDKLAADLKKKYDSGASIRALAEETGRSYGFVHRMLSESGVTLRGRGGATRGKKAAAS; the protein is encoded by the coding sequence GTGGCCGAGACTCTGAAGAAGGGCAGCCGGGTGACCGGCGCCGCGCGCGACAAGCTCGCGGCAGACCTGAAGAAGAAGTACGACTCCGGTGCGAGCATTCGGGCACTGGCCGAGGAGACCGGCCGCTCGTATGGCTTCGTGCACCGGATGCTCAGCGAGTCCGGGGTCACGCTGCGCGGTCGCGGCGGGGCCACGCGAGGCAAGAAGGCCGCGGCAAGCTGA
- a CDS encoding ABC-F family ATP-binding cassette domain-containing protein: protein MITASGIELRAGARILIENANFRVAKGDRIGLVGRNGAGKTTLTKCLAGEGIPAAGTISRSGEVGYLPQDPRTGDLDVLARDRILSARGLDTLMRKMRENEQRIANGTGATQAKALKQYERQETEFLTKGGYAAEAEAATIAAALNLPDRVLGQPLHTLSGGQRRRIELARILFSDADTLLLDEPTNHLDADSIVWLRDYLKTYSGGFIVISHDVDLVETVVNKVFYLDANRSQIDVYNMGWKLYQQQREADEKRRKRERQNAEKKAASLNAQADKMRAKATKTVAAQNMARRADKLLAGLEAVRQSDKVAKLRFPDPAPCGKTPLMAEGLSKSYGSLEIFTDVDLAIDKGSRVVILGLNGAGKTTLLRLLAGTEKPDTGEVVEGHGLKLGYYAQEHETLDPERTVLENMRSSAPDLDLVEVRKVLGSFLFSGDDVDKPAGVLSGGEKTRLALATLVVSSANVLLLDEPTNNLDPASREEILGALRTYKGAVVLVTHDEGAVEALQPERIILLPDGVEDLWGQTYADLVALA, encoded by the coding sequence GTGATCACCGCATCCGGTATCGAACTGCGCGCAGGCGCCCGCATCCTCATCGAGAACGCCAACTTCCGTGTCGCCAAGGGCGACCGCATCGGCCTCGTCGGGCGCAACGGCGCGGGCAAGACCACCCTCACCAAGTGCCTGGCCGGTGAGGGCATCCCGGCCGCCGGCACCATCTCCCGCTCCGGCGAGGTCGGCTATCTGCCGCAGGACCCGCGCACCGGCGACCTCGACGTGCTCGCGCGCGACCGCATCCTGTCCGCCCGCGGCCTCGACACCCTGATGCGCAAGATGCGCGAGAACGAGCAGCGCATCGCCAACGGCACGGGCGCCACCCAGGCCAAGGCCCTCAAGCAGTACGAGCGCCAGGAGACGGAGTTCCTCACCAAGGGCGGGTACGCCGCCGAGGCCGAGGCCGCCACCATCGCCGCCGCGCTCAACCTCCCGGACCGGGTGCTCGGCCAGCCCCTGCACACGCTCTCCGGCGGTCAGCGGCGCCGCATCGAGCTGGCCCGCATCCTCTTCTCGGACGCGGACACCCTGCTCCTCGACGAGCCCACGAACCACCTGGACGCGGACTCGATCGTCTGGCTGCGCGACTACCTGAAGACGTACAGCGGCGGCTTCATCGTGATCTCCCACGACGTCGACCTGGTCGAGACGGTCGTCAACAAGGTCTTCTACCTGGACGCCAACCGCTCCCAGATCGACGTCTACAACATGGGCTGGAAGCTCTACCAGCAGCAGCGCGAGGCCGACGAGAAGCGCCGCAAGCGCGAGCGGCAGAACGCCGAGAAGAAGGCCGCCTCGCTGAACGCGCAGGCGGACAAGATGCGCGCCAAGGCCACCAAGACGGTCGCCGCGCAGAACATGGCCCGCCGCGCCGACAAGCTGCTCGCCGGCCTGGAGGCGGTGCGCCAGAGCGACAAGGTCGCCAAGCTGCGCTTCCCCGACCCCGCGCCCTGCGGCAAGACGCCGCTGATGGCCGAGGGCCTGTCGAAGTCGTACGGCTCGCTGGAGATCTTCACCGACGTCGACCTGGCCATCGACAAGGGCTCGCGCGTCGTCATCCTCGGGCTGAACGGTGCGGGCAAGACCACCCTGCTCCGCCTCCTCGCGGGCACCGAGAAGCCCGACACCGGCGAGGTCGTCGAGGGCCACGGCCTCAAGCTCGGCTACTACGCCCAGGAGCACGAGACGCTCGACCCCGAGCGCACCGTCCTGGAGAACATGCGCTCGTCCGCGCCCGACCTGGACCTCGTGGAGGTCCGCAAGGTGCTCGGCTCGTTCCTGTTCTCCGGCGACGACGTCGACAAGCCGGCCGGTGTGCTCTCCGGCGGCGAGAAGACCCGGCTCGCCCTCGCGACCCTGGTGGTCTCGTCGGCGAACGTGCTGCTCCTCGACGAGCCCACGAACAACCTCGACCCCGCCAGCCGCGAGGAGATCCTCGGCGCGCTGCGCACCTACAAGGGCGCGGTCGTTCTGGTCACGCACGACGAGGGCGCCGTCGAGGCGCTGCAGCCGGAGCGGATCATCCTGCTCCCGGACGGCGTCGAGGACCTGTGGGGCCAGACCTACGCGGACCTCGTCGCACTCGCCTGA
- a CDS encoding neutral zinc metallopeptidase, with the protein MQFDDDANLDTSEVQDQRSSRVPGGRATIGGGLAGLLALILGLFFGTDQFGLSSDGSGTPATSVSSAAQVQQQCRTGSDANSKDDCRIVAVVNSVQDFWRQEFARRNARYSGASTVFFTNRVSTACGAATSAVGPFYCPGDRKVYLDLGFFDELRTKFGSSGGPFAQAYVVAHEYGHHVQNLMGTLSRSQDGRTGQNSNAVKVELQADCYAGVWARGATRTPDESTGRPLITSLTDADIRDGLDAAAAVGDDRIQERYQGRVTPESWTHGSAQQRQQWFYQGYKTGDMGRCNTFG; encoded by the coding sequence ATGCAGTTCGACGACGACGCCAACCTGGACACGTCGGAGGTCCAGGACCAGCGGAGCAGCCGGGTGCCCGGCGGCCGGGCCACGATCGGCGGCGGTCTCGCCGGTCTGCTGGCGCTGATCCTTGGACTGTTCTTCGGCACCGACCAGTTCGGCCTCTCCTCGGACGGCTCCGGCACGCCCGCGACGTCCGTGTCGAGCGCGGCGCAGGTGCAGCAGCAGTGCCGTACGGGGTCGGACGCGAACAGCAAGGACGACTGCCGGATCGTCGCGGTGGTCAACAGCGTGCAGGACTTCTGGCGCCAGGAGTTCGCGCGCCGCAACGCCCGCTACAGCGGCGCCTCCACGGTCTTCTTCACCAACCGGGTGAGCACGGCGTGCGGCGCGGCCACCTCGGCGGTGGGCCCCTTCTACTGCCCCGGGGACCGCAAGGTCTATCTCGATCTCGGCTTCTTCGACGAGCTGCGCACCAAGTTCGGTTCGAGCGGCGGGCCGTTCGCGCAGGCGTACGTCGTGGCACACGAGTACGGCCACCACGTGCAGAACCTGATGGGCACGCTGTCGCGCTCGCAGGACGGCCGCACCGGGCAGAACAGCAACGCCGTGAAGGTCGAGCTCCAGGCCGACTGCTACGCGGGCGTGTGGGCCCGGGGCGCGACGCGCACGCCCGACGAGTCGACCGGGCGCCCGCTGATCACCAGCCTGACGGACGCCGACATCCGGGACGGGCTGGACGCGGCCGCCGCGGTCGGCGACGACCGGATCCAGGAGCGCTACCAGGGCCGGGTGACCCCCGAGTCCTGGACCCACGGCTCGGCCCAGCAGCGCCAGCAGTGGTTCTACCAGGGCTACAAGACCGGTGACATGGGCCGCTGCAACACCTTCGGATAG
- a CDS encoding alpha/beta hydrolase — MRTAKATAAAVTAVLGASAAAIAAGRLASDAALKAPAGRPLPTEPRLTVHAIAAGHITLTRDLASQYPGTYGLAGDGFHAVVGPVVGSAPHAADTVVRRLERVTHGTLEPGVRAWLTPQVHIGDPKAALGLDHADIDIPGELGALPAWFVPGARDTWIVTAHGLGTTREHPMNLMEFLHRQQFPILDLAYRGDLGAPRSPDGLNHLGESEWRDLDAALRYAVRYGARRVIVIGFSTGAAMALHAAAHSALRDRIAGLVLDSPVLSWEATLRALAAARRTPGALLPLAVRAAQGRTGLTGDRLAEAADPRLLKVPTLVVHGPDDEVAPWALSRRLAARRPDLVSLHTVDEAPHNGMWNADPATYEETLRRFLTPLM, encoded by the coding sequence GTGCGCACCGCCAAAGCGACGGCCGCTGCCGTCACCGCCGTCCTCGGGGCCTCGGCCGCCGCCATCGCCGCCGGCCGTCTGGCCAGCGACGCCGCGCTCAAGGCGCCCGCAGGACGCCCCCTGCCCACCGAGCCCCGGCTCACCGTCCACGCCATCGCCGCGGGACACATCACCCTCACCCGGGACCTGGCCTCCCAGTACCCCGGCACCTACGGACTCGCGGGCGACGGCTTCCACGCCGTGGTCGGACCGGTCGTCGGCTCTGCCCCGCACGCCGCGGACACGGTCGTGCGCCGCCTGGAGCGGGTCACCCACGGCACCCTCGAACCCGGCGTCCGGGCCTGGCTCACGCCCCAGGTGCACATCGGCGACCCCAAGGCCGCGCTCGGCCTCGACCACGCCGACATCGACATCCCGGGCGAACTCGGCGCACTGCCCGCCTGGTTCGTGCCCGGCGCCCGCGACACCTGGATCGTCACGGCGCACGGCCTCGGCACCACCCGCGAACACCCCATGAACCTCATGGAGTTCCTGCACCGCCAGCAGTTCCCGATCCTCGACCTCGCCTACCGCGGCGATCTCGGCGCGCCCCGTTCCCCGGACGGCCTGAACCACCTCGGCGAGTCCGAGTGGCGCGACCTGGACGCGGCCCTGCGCTACGCCGTGCGCTACGGCGCCCGCCGCGTCATCGTCATCGGCTTCTCCACCGGCGCCGCGATGGCCCTGCACGCCGCCGCCCACTCCGCGCTGCGCGACCGCATCGCCGGCCTGGTCCTGGACAGCCCGGTGCTGTCCTGGGAGGCGACCCTGCGCGCCCTCGCCGCCGCCCGCCGCACCCCGGGCGCGCTGCTGCCGCTCGCGGTGCGCGCCGCCCAAGGGCGCACCGGCCTGACCGGCGACCGGCTCGCGGAGGCTGCCGACCCGCGCCTGCTCAAGGTCCCCACCCTGGTGGTGCACGGCCCCGACGACGAGGTCGCGCCCTGGGCGCTCTCCCGCCGGCTGGCCGCCCGCCGCCCGGACCTGGTCTCCCTGCACACGGTCGACGAGGCCCCGCACAACGGCATGTGGAACGCGGACCCGGCGACGTACGAGGAGACCCTGCGGCGCTTCCTGACCCCGCTGATGTGA
- a CDS encoding class II aldolase/adducin family protein, with amino-acid sequence MTDPTEHGQAWEELVATARRTVADGLVVGTSGNVSVRVRDGDRGEELILVTPSAVPYDRLGPDDLVAVGLDGTPRAGTLAPTSELPMHLALYRNTTARAVVHTHAVHATAVSTLVPELPPVHYMAAALGGTVRVAPYATYGTEELAENMLDALTGRTACLLQNHGTVTYGDSLSQAYDRTAQLEWMCRLWLTAHSVPGLRPSLLSEAQMAEASQRLAGYGRTAPPR; translated from the coding sequence ATGACGGATCCGACAGAGCACGGACAGGCCTGGGAAGAGCTGGTGGCGACGGCCCGCAGAACGGTCGCCGACGGACTCGTCGTCGGCACCTCCGGCAATGTCTCCGTACGCGTCCGTGACGGAGACCGCGGCGAGGAGCTGATCCTCGTCACCCCGAGCGCGGTCCCGTACGACCGGCTCGGCCCGGACGACCTCGTCGCCGTCGGCCTCGACGGCACCCCGCGCGCCGGAACCCTCGCCCCGACCAGCGAACTCCCCATGCACCTCGCGCTCTACCGGAACACCACCGCGCGGGCTGTCGTGCACACCCACGCGGTGCACGCGACAGCCGTCTCCACGCTCGTCCCGGAACTCCCGCCCGTCCACTACATGGCGGCAGCCCTCGGCGGCACCGTCCGGGTCGCCCCCTACGCGACCTACGGCACCGAGGAGTTGGCCGAGAACATGCTCGATGCACTGACCGGACGCACCGCGTGCCTCCTGCAGAACCACGGCACCGTCACGTACGGGGACTCCCTCTCCCAGGCCTACGACCGCACCGCCCAGCTGGAATGGATGTGCCGCCTCTGGCTCACCGCCCACTCCGTCCCCGGGCTGCGCCCCTCACTGCTGAGCGAGGCACAGATGGCGGAGGCGTCCCAGCGGCTCGCCGGATACGGCCGGACGGCCCCGCCGCGCTGA
- a CDS encoding lysozyme, with translation MARDSKPSRRRALLLATVTVTALTMGSTVLAELPVQAATRPKGHDVSSHQKNVDWSKTKRKGARFTYVKATESTTYKNPYFWKQYDGARNAGIIRGAYHFAVPDQSSGRTQAAYFVRNGGDWRGDGWTLPPALDIEFNPYSKHKCYGMSKGKLVSWISSFSAEVQRLTGRHPVIYTNYHWWKTCTGNSGAFSVDHALWLARYDESAGSLPKGWSFWTFWQYDNSGGLPGDQNLFNGSMAQLRRFALG, from the coding sequence ATGGCTCGTGACAGCAAACCGTCCCGTCGTCGCGCACTCCTGCTCGCGACGGTGACCGTCACCGCACTGACCATGGGGTCGACGGTCCTGGCGGAGCTGCCGGTCCAGGCGGCGACGAGGCCGAAGGGACACGACGTCTCGTCGCACCAGAAGAATGTCGACTGGTCGAAGACGAAGAGGAAGGGGGCCAGGTTCACCTATGTGAAGGCGACCGAGTCCACGACCTACAAGAATCCGTACTTCTGGAAGCAGTACGACGGCGCCCGCAACGCCGGCATCATCCGGGGCGCCTACCATTTCGCGGTGCCCGACCAGTCCTCGGGCCGGACCCAGGCCGCGTACTTCGTGCGCAACGGCGGGGACTGGCGGGGGGACGGCTGGACACTGCCGCCCGCGCTCGACATCGAGTTCAATCCGTACTCGAAGCACAAGTGCTACGGCATGAGCAAAGGCAAACTGGTCTCGTGGATCTCGTCGTTCAGCGCCGAGGTGCAGCGGCTGACCGGCCGGCACCCGGTGATCTACACGAACTACCACTGGTGGAAGACCTGCACCGGCAACAGCGGGGCCTTCTCCGTCGACCACGCCCTGTGGCTCGCGCGCTACGACGAGAGCGCGGGCTCACTGCCCAAGGGGTGGTCGTTCTGGACGTTCTGGCAGTACGACAACAGCGGCGGGCTGCCGGGTGACCAGAATCTCTTCAACGGGTCGATGGCCCAGCTGAGGAGGTTCGCCCTGGGCTAG
- a CDS encoding inorganic phosphate transporter: MEHITLLLAIVIVTALVFDFTNGFHDTANAMATTISTGALKPKTAVAMSAVLNLVGAFLSVEVAKTISGGIINENGLRTEVIFAALVGAILWNLLTWLLGLPSSSSHALFGGLIGAAVMSMGWSSVNGGTVVTKVLLPAVAAPIVAGLAAMLATRLTYRISRKTDQKATAKGYRAGQIASAGLVSLAHGTNDAQKTMGIITLALITGGVIAPDADPPLWVIVSAGTAIALGTYLGGWRIIRTMGKGLTDLAPQQGFAAQTSAATAILASSHIGFSLSTTQVCSGAVMGSGLGRKGGVVRWSTATRMFVAWGLTLPAAGLVGAGAEFLTKQGPWGVGLTAALLVAGSGVIWKLSRRDSIDHTNVTADETGSAAAPAAEPAGVVTTAIAAVTPPPVGTLITGESEDVKATIPAPAPADPARPAGATL, from the coding sequence ATGGAACACATCACGCTGCTCCTTGCGATCGTGATCGTTACCGCGCTGGTTTTTGATTTCACCAACGGTTTCCACGACACCGCCAACGCGATGGCGACGACCATCTCGACCGGCGCTCTCAAGCCGAAGACGGCGGTGGCCATGTCCGCCGTGCTCAACCTCGTCGGCGCGTTCCTCTCCGTAGAGGTCGCCAAGACCATCTCCGGCGGCATCATCAACGAGAACGGCCTCAGAACAGAGGTCATCTTCGCGGCGCTCGTGGGCGCCATCCTCTGGAATCTGCTGACCTGGCTGCTCGGGCTGCCGTCCAGCTCCTCGCACGCCCTGTTCGGCGGTCTCATCGGCGCCGCGGTCATGTCGATGGGCTGGTCCTCGGTCAACGGCGGCACCGTCGTCACCAAGGTGCTGCTGCCCGCGGTCGCCGCGCCGATCGTCGCCGGTCTCGCCGCGATGCTGGCCACGCGCCTGACCTACCGCATCAGCCGGAAGACCGACCAGAAGGCGACCGCCAAGGGCTACCGCGCCGGTCAGATCGCCTCGGCCGGGCTCGTCTCCCTCGCGCACGGCACGAACGACGCGCAGAAGACGATGGGCATCATCACCCTCGCCCTGATCACCGGCGGCGTCATCGCGCCCGACGCCGACCCGCCGCTGTGGGTCATCGTCTCGGCCGGTACGGCCATCGCGCTCGGCACGTACCTGGGCGGCTGGCGGATCATCCGCACCATGGGCAAGGGCCTCACCGACCTCGCCCCGCAGCAGGGCTTCGCCGCGCAGACGTCCGCCGCGACGGCGATCCTCGCCTCCTCGCACATCGGCTTCTCGCTCTCCACCACCCAGGTCTGCTCCGGCGCCGTCATGGGCTCCGGCCTCGGCCGCAAGGGCGGTGTCGTCCGCTGGTCGACCGCGACCCGGATGTTCGTCGCGTGGGGTCTGACCCTGCCGGCCGCCGGTCTGGTGGGCGCGGGCGCCGAGTTCCTCACCAAGCAGGGTCCGTGGGGCGTCGGCCTCACCGCCGCGCTGCTCGTGGCCGGCTCGGGCGTCATCTGGAAGCTCTCGCGCCGCGACTCCATCGACCACACGAACGTCACCGCCGACGAGACCGGCTCCGCCGCCGCGCCGGCCGCCGAACCCGCGGGGGTCGTGACCACGGCCATCGCCGCGGTCACCCCGCCGCCCGTCGGCACCCTGATCACCGGGGAGTCCGAGGACGTGAAGGCGACCATCCCGGCTCCCGCGCCGGCCGACCCCGCGCGCCCCGCCGGCGCCACGCTGTAA
- a CDS encoding cobalamin biosynthesis protein, translating into MRPGRVFAYGAAAGLLSDLLVGDPRRGHPVAGFGRAASAVERVLWRDHRGWGALHTLVCAGGAAAVGAAASRAVRRSPAAAVTLTAAATWAVVGGTSLGREARAIGSALEAGDVELARELLPRLCGRDPQGLDADGIARGVVESVAENTSDAVVGALVWGAVGGVPGLLAFRAVNTLDAMVGHKSAKYRRFGWASARLDDVAGWPGARLTGALAVLAGERPRAALAAWRADAGRHPSPNAGVVEASFAGALGVRLGGTLSYAGRVEHRPELNGAGRAVRVTDVERAARLSRRVSVLALGVCVGGRLLWGRR; encoded by the coding sequence ATGCGGCCCGGGCGCGTGTTCGCGTACGGGGCCGCCGCAGGCTTGTTGAGCGACCTGCTCGTCGGTGATCCGCGCCGTGGGCACCCCGTCGCCGGGTTCGGGCGGGCCGCGAGCGCCGTCGAGCGGGTGCTGTGGCGGGACCACCGCGGCTGGGGCGCACTGCACACCCTGGTCTGCGCCGGTGGCGCCGCCGCCGTGGGAGCCGCCGCCTCGCGTGCCGTACGCCGCTCCCCCGCCGCCGCCGTCACGCTGACGGCCGCCGCGACCTGGGCCGTGGTCGGCGGGACCTCGCTGGGCCGGGAGGCGCGGGCGATCGGCTCCGCGCTGGAGGCCGGGGACGTGGAGCTCGCGCGGGAACTGCTGCCGCGGCTGTGCGGGCGCGATCCGCAGGGCCTGGACGCGGACGGGATCGCGCGGGGCGTCGTCGAGTCGGTCGCCGAGAACACCTCCGACGCCGTGGTGGGCGCGCTGGTGTGGGGCGCCGTCGGCGGGGTGCCGGGGCTGCTCGCCTTCCGCGCCGTGAACACGCTCGACGCGATGGTCGGGCACAAGTCAGCGAAGTACCGCCGGTTCGGCTGGGCCTCGGCGCGCCTCGACGATGTCGCGGGCTGGCCGGGGGCCCGGCTCACCGGCGCGCTCGCCGTCCTCGCCGGCGAGCGGCCCCGCGCCGCGCTGGCCGCGTGGCGGGCGGACGCCGGGCGGCACCCGAGTCCCAACGCCGGGGTCGTCGAGGCCTCCTTCGCGGGGGCGCTCGGGGTACGGCTCGGCGGCACCCTGTCGTACGCGGGGCGGGTCGAGCACCGGCCGGAGCTGAACGGCGCGGGACGGGCGGTCCGGGTGACCGATGTGGAACGGGCCGCGCGGTTGTCGCGGCGAGTGAGTGTGCTGGCGCTGGGAGTCTGTGTGGGCGGGCGGTTGCTGTGGGGTCGTCGATGA